A portion of the Micromonospora vinacea genome contains these proteins:
- a CDS encoding ABC transporter permease, whose translation MAVLVGGLVLVPIARSIITSTTERHGQDTVFVGLDNYLALVGDDQFHTGVVNSFVFTAYAEVFKVVLGLAAALLLHHRRRGRAVLAGLLLVPWVVPTVVTAFSWRALLDPIFGSVNTLLTATGIGPLLASAHLVDSWPAGWLSDPELAMPSVILVNVWKGVPFFTVCFLAGLKAIPADLYEAATIDGATSWQRFKNVTLPGLRHVITVTVTLSSIWTFNNFDLVWLLTQGGPGDVTAPYVLIAYSKAILQLQYGAGAAVTLVMLPIIGGLVFVLVRLLRQDTTIKLPRRRRTARWIGTRRWAGTARKALPWVVTALVTGLLAWASPQIFWKAAVVLGVILLIAAAVGRVVSTLQSRGGRRSSSAVSGLGSWAALAGLLFFVLGPLYWIAVTAFKSEGQVVMRTDDLWPTPWTFEQFGALFDNQPFGRWYLNTLLVSAASTAVALVCAALAGYALARLRFRGAQGFTVTVLLTYVMPGALLFIPLYQMLIGARLTDSLWSLVVTYPTFTLPFATWLLVGYFSSIPIELEEAALVDGCSRIQAFGRVVLPLAKPGLLAVALFTLTNAWNEFLFAFVFITKDEYKTLPVGMQSMIAGDVVPQGQLAAASLLVSIPVVIMYALGQRFLTEGLTAGAVKG comes from the coding sequence ATGGCCGTGCTGGTCGGCGGGCTCGTCCTCGTGCCGATCGCCCGGTCGATCATCACGAGCACCACGGAACGGCACGGGCAGGACACCGTCTTCGTCGGCCTGGACAACTACCTGGCGCTCGTCGGCGACGACCAGTTCCACACCGGCGTGGTGAATTCGTTCGTCTTCACCGCGTACGCCGAGGTTTTCAAGGTCGTGCTGGGGTTGGCGGCGGCCCTGCTGCTGCACCATCGCCGCCGCGGGCGGGCCGTGCTGGCGGGGTTGCTCCTGGTGCCGTGGGTGGTGCCGACGGTGGTGACGGCGTTCAGCTGGCGTGCGCTGCTCGACCCGATCTTCGGCAGCGTCAACACGCTCCTCACCGCCACCGGGATCGGGCCACTGCTGGCCAGCGCGCACCTGGTCGACAGCTGGCCCGCGGGCTGGCTCTCCGACCCGGAGCTGGCCATGCCGTCGGTGATCCTCGTGAACGTCTGGAAGGGAGTGCCGTTCTTCACCGTGTGTTTCCTGGCGGGGTTGAAGGCCATCCCGGCGGACCTCTACGAGGCGGCGACCATCGACGGCGCCACGTCGTGGCAGCGGTTCAAAAACGTGACGCTGCCCGGACTGCGCCACGTGATCACCGTGACGGTGACCCTGTCGTCGATCTGGACGTTCAACAACTTCGACCTCGTGTGGTTGCTGACGCAGGGCGGCCCGGGTGACGTGACAGCGCCGTACGTGCTCATCGCCTACTCGAAGGCGATCCTGCAACTCCAGTACGGCGCGGGCGCGGCGGTCACTCTCGTCATGCTGCCGATCATCGGCGGGCTGGTGTTCGTCCTGGTCCGGTTGCTGCGCCAGGACACCACCATCAAACTGCCCCGGCGACGTCGGACAGCCCGGTGGATCGGCACGCGGCGGTGGGCCGGGACGGCGCGGAAGGCGCTGCCGTGGGTCGTCACCGCGCTGGTCACCGGTCTGCTGGCCTGGGCATCACCGCAGATCTTCTGGAAGGCGGCGGTGGTCCTCGGGGTGATCCTGCTGATCGCGGCGGCGGTCGGCCGGGTCGTCTCGACCCTCCAGTCCCGGGGTGGTCGCCGGTCGTCCTCAGCGGTGTCGGGCCTGGGGTCCTGGGCCGCGCTGGCCGGGTTGCTCTTCTTCGTGCTGGGCCCGCTGTACTGGATCGCCGTCACGGCCTTCAAGTCCGAGGGCCAGGTCGTCATGCGTACCGACGACCTGTGGCCGACGCCGTGGACCTTCGAGCAGTTCGGCGCCCTGTTCGACAACCAACCGTTCGGCCGCTGGTACCTCAACACACTGCTGGTGTCGGCGGCATCCACGGCGGTGGCACTGGTCTGCGCCGCCCTGGCGGGGTACGCGCTGGCCCGGCTGCGGTTCCGGGGTGCGCAGGGCTTCACCGTCACGGTGCTGCTCACCTACGTGATGCCGGGCGCGCTGCTGTTCATCCCGCTGTACCAGATGCTCATCGGCGCCCGGCTCACCGACTCGTTGTGGTCCCTGGTGGTGACGTACCCGACCTTCACGCTGCCGTTCGCCACCTGGCTGTTGGTGGGGTACTTCTCGTCGATCCCCATCGAGTTGGAGGAGGCCGCACTGGTCGACGGTTGCAGCCGCATCCAGGCGTTCGGCCGGGTGGTGCTGCCGCTGGCCAAGCCAGGTCTGCTGGCGGTCGCGCTCTTCACCCTGACCAACGCCTGGAACGAGTTCCTCTTCGCCTTCGTGTTCATCACCAAGGACGAGTACAAGACGCTCCCGGTGGGGATGCAGTCGATGATCGCCGGGGACGTCGTACCGCAGGGACAACTCGCCGCCGCGTCACTGCTCGTCAGCATCCCCGTGGTGATCATGTACGCCCTCGGGCAGCGCTTCCTGACCGAAGGGCTCACCGCGGGCGCTGTGAAGGGCTGA
- a CDS encoding PP2C family protein-serine/threonine phosphatase, with protein sequence MTLILRSVILNDIGLVRTNNEDSALAGDRLIAVADGMGGLPAGEVASEIVIRILDELAPPTDPDGAADALRAVVSTANQRIHAAITVDPSRDGMGTTLTAALLAGETLVLAQVGDSRCYLLRDGELTQLTRDDTFVQALVDQGTLSPEQARHHPQRSLVTRAVQGADTPPAVGVLTVVPGDRLLLCSDGLSDYVEDEAIAAALGMYADRQQCGEQLVKLAHHAGAPDNVTVVVSDVVAR encoded by the coding sequence ATGACGCTGATCCTCCGCTCGGTCATCCTCAACGACATCGGCTTGGTGCGCACCAACAACGAGGACTCCGCCCTCGCCGGTGACCGCCTGATCGCCGTCGCCGACGGCATGGGTGGGCTGCCTGCGGGCGAGGTGGCGAGCGAGATCGTGATCCGGATCCTGGACGAGCTGGCTCCGCCCACCGACCCCGACGGCGCCGCCGACGCGCTGCGTGCCGTGGTCAGCACCGCCAACCAGCGCATCCACGCCGCGATCACCGTCGACCCGAGCCGGGACGGCATGGGGACGACGCTCACCGCGGCGCTGCTGGCCGGCGAGACGCTGGTGCTGGCCCAGGTGGGCGACTCCCGCTGCTACCTGCTGCGCGACGGGGAGCTGACCCAGCTCACCCGGGACGACACGTTCGTGCAGGCGCTTGTCGACCAGGGCACCCTCTCTCCCGAGCAGGCCCGCCACCACCCGCAGCGGTCCCTGGTGACCCGGGCCGTGCAGGGCGCCGACACCCCACCCGCTGTCGGTGTGCTCACAGTGGTCCCCGGCGACCGGCTGCTGCTGTGCAGCGACGGGCTCTCCGACTACGTCGAGGACGAGGCCATCGCGGCAGCCCTGGGCATGTACGCCGACCGTCAGCAGTGCGGTGAGCAGTTGGTGAAGCTGGCCCACCACGCCGGCGCACCGGACAACGTCACAGTCGTGGTCTCCGACGTCGTCGCCCGCTGA
- a CDS encoding class I SAM-dependent methyltransferase: MADTAALRARNAAFWAGAAAGWIRHADRQDEVGRPLGAAAMDRLTARPAERILDVGCGCGGTTAEIAAAVGETGAAIGVDIAEAMVNAARQRYPGIRFHSADIETLDAVPGAPFDAVFSRMTLMLLADPVAGCTTIRRSLRPGGRLAATVFRDSGVNPWLSAAMLGAAPHLGPLPPLPVGDEPGPFSFTDPARITRILTAAGFTAITITPCDVALETTDDADAVAEWLIEVGPAGAAYRTALPTAQASARAGAVRLLDRFREPGAGYRLPAGLWLVTANAAGTPTHHEPREDKSQ; encoded by the coding sequence ATGGCCGACACCGCCGCCCTGCGGGCCCGCAATGCCGCCTTCTGGGCGGGAGCGGCGGCGGGCTGGATCCGTCACGCCGATCGGCAGGACGAGGTCGGCCGACCCCTGGGCGCGGCAGCCATGGACCGCCTGACCGCACGGCCTGCCGAACGCATCCTCGACGTGGGCTGCGGATGCGGCGGCACCACGGCGGAGATCGCCGCCGCAGTCGGCGAGACCGGCGCGGCGATCGGTGTCGACATCGCCGAGGCGATGGTGAACGCTGCCCGGCAGCGGTACCCGGGCATTCGGTTCCACAGTGCCGACATCGAGACTCTCGATGCCGTGCCGGGTGCTCCGTTCGACGCGGTGTTCTCGCGAATGACGCTGATGCTGTTGGCGGACCCGGTTGCCGGCTGCACCACGATCCGGCGATCACTGCGGCCGGGAGGGCGCCTCGCCGCGACCGTCTTCCGCGACAGCGGCGTCAACCCGTGGCTGTCCGCGGCGATGCTCGGTGCCGCACCGCACCTCGGACCGTTACCACCGCTCCCGGTCGGTGACGAGCCCGGTCCGTTTTCCTTCACCGACCCCGCACGCATCACCCGGATCCTCACCGCCGCCGGCTTCACCGCCATCACGATCACACCGTGCGACGTCGCCCTGGAGACCACGGACGACGCCGATGCGGTGGCCGAATGGCTCATCGAGGTCGGCCCGGCCGGTGCCGCGTACCGGACGGCTCTGCCGACTGCGCAAGCCTCGGCCCGGGCGGGGGCGGTCCGGCTGCTCGACCGGTTCCGTGAGCCTGGCGCCGGCTACCGACTGCCCGCCGGTCTCTGGCTCGTCACCGCGAACGCCGCCGGAACCCCCACCCACCACGAACCCCGTGAGGACAAAAGCCAATGA
- a CDS encoding TetR/AcrR family transcriptional regulator yields MVVKRRYDSSRRQEQARQTRRAILEAAGRLFVDPGYAATPLTAVAAEAGVAVQTLYAVFGNKRQLLSQLVDVTLAGDDEPVALPDRPFVAEIRALADPRAKLVRYARHLAEVNARQAQVMLALAGAATADPDAAEIWRKNVDDRRRGMGMFAAELVGTGGLRPDLNVDQVADILWLAQDIRNFDWLVRQRGWAIEQYQRWYVDTVSGAIIAGAE; encoded by the coding sequence GTGGTTGTCAAGCGGCGTTATGACTCTTCCCGGCGGCAGGAGCAGGCCCGACAGACCCGGCGAGCGATCCTCGAAGCGGCTGGCCGGCTGTTCGTCGACCCCGGTTACGCCGCCACACCGCTGACCGCCGTCGCCGCGGAAGCCGGCGTCGCGGTCCAGACCCTGTACGCGGTCTTCGGCAACAAGCGGCAACTGCTCTCCCAGTTGGTCGACGTCACCCTGGCCGGTGACGATGAACCGGTGGCCCTGCCGGACCGGCCCTTCGTCGCCGAGATCCGCGCGCTCGCCGACCCTCGCGCCAAGCTCGTCCGCTACGCCCGCCATCTGGCCGAGGTCAACGCCCGGCAGGCCCAGGTGATGCTCGCGCTGGCCGGCGCGGCCACGGCCGATCCGGACGCCGCCGAGATCTGGCGCAAGAACGTCGACGACCGCCGCCGGGGCATGGGCATGTTCGCCGCCGAACTCGTCGGCACCGGAGGCCTCCGCCCCGACCTGAACGTCGACCAGGTGGCCGACATCCTCTGGTTGGCCCAGGACATCCGCAACTTCGACTGGCTCGTCCGGCAACGCGGATGGGCGATCGAGCAGTACCAGCGGTGGTATGTGGACACGGTCAGCGGCGCGATCATCGCCGGCGCCGAATAG
- a CDS encoding GNAT family N-acetyltransferase — MTIRRVTDDDRLTTSFPLAAYAFESSPLSAARTAEFRDYLPYNQGNRTLIAEEDGTTLAAVSAIPMRQNLRGVVLPMAGVAGVATHPLARRQGHVRTLLHQLLDEMRDEGHPVSALYPFRPSFYARFGYVGLPKPRRVTFTPANLGSLLRVDLPGEVGWERIAAGYPAWRAFTERNLQERHGFAIFPDHRAVGMRDRDEYWLLTARVGGEVTGAVTYRIDEHGGTLHGNELLVTDPLARTLLLQFFARHVDQIERVTVQVPPDELPELWLTDLDVHVEARTAVPGSSAPMARLLSLDALSGLPAGPGRVRIELTGDRWLAGTHLLDGTTGALELVDDTTGRAPTATLTAAGLSALAYGVLDPAELPLRGLGEVPVDAATELRGLFPRRVPYLFADF, encoded by the coding sequence ATGACCATTCGCCGGGTGACCGACGACGACCGTCTCACCACCAGCTTTCCGCTGGCCGCCTACGCCTTCGAGTCCTCGCCGCTCAGTGCCGCCCGGACCGCTGAGTTCCGCGACTACCTGCCCTACAACCAGGGCAACCGGACGCTGATCGCCGAGGAGGACGGCACCACGTTGGCCGCCGTCTCGGCCATCCCGATGCGACAGAACCTGCGCGGGGTGGTGCTGCCGATGGCCGGTGTCGCCGGGGTGGCGACCCATCCGCTGGCCCGCCGGCAGGGGCACGTGCGGACGTTGCTGCACCAACTCCTCGACGAGATGCGCGACGAGGGGCACCCGGTCAGCGCGCTCTATCCGTTCCGGCCCAGCTTCTACGCCCGGTTCGGCTACGTCGGGCTGCCCAAGCCGCGCCGGGTCACCTTCACTCCGGCAAACCTGGGTTCGCTGCTCCGGGTGGACCTGCCCGGCGAGGTCGGCTGGGAACGCATCGCCGCCGGCTATCCGGCGTGGAGGGCGTTCACCGAGCGCAACCTCCAGGAACGACACGGCTTCGCGATCTTCCCGGACCACCGGGCGGTCGGAATGCGTGACCGTGACGAGTACTGGCTGCTCACCGCCCGGGTCGGCGGGGAGGTCACCGGCGCTGTGACGTACCGGATCGACGAACACGGCGGCACGTTGCACGGCAACGAGCTGCTGGTCACCGATCCGCTCGCGCGGACACTGCTGTTGCAGTTCTTCGCCCGGCACGTCGACCAGATCGAGCGGGTCACCGTCCAGGTTCCGCCCGACGAGTTGCCCGAGCTGTGGCTGACCGACCTGGACGTGCACGTCGAGGCCCGCACGGCCGTGCCGGGTTCGTCCGCGCCGATGGCCCGGCTGCTCTCCCTGGACGCGCTGAGCGGCCTGCCCGCCGGCCCGGGGCGGGTGCGGATCGAGCTGACCGGGGACCGCTGGCTGGCCGGCACCCACCTTCTCGACGGCACGACCGGCGCGCTGGAACTGGTCGACGACACCACCGGCCGGGCGCCGACCGCCACGCTCACCGCCGCCGGGCTCTCCGCCCTCGCGTACGGGGTGCTGGACCCGGCCGAGCTACCGCTGCGCGGTCTGGGTGAGGTGCCGGTGGACGCGGCCACGGAGCTGCGCGGCCTCTTTCCCCGCCGGGTGCCGTACCTCTTCGCCGACTTCTGA
- a CDS encoding extracellular solute-binding protein — translation MEDKSAWSRRGFLGMGVGVLGAAGLAACGGSSESPSKVQPEVPQELIDAAAAMKGSSMGMLSQKLYSTAANEALDSSIKKFADTTGTKIENSLVQADAGDVVAKIDAEVKGGVARDLAFMTDSRFVAQFQSLGDLEDVTDVVQALTAKYGEPCAEAKNFCVFDGKWFAIPYHFIGIGSFLRKDWMQDKGISPKDIYSWEELRDLCLEISDPTKRRFGWGMTVNRSGDGNGMIEALINAYGGSIASNDGRKVTFNSPETVQAVTFLGDIYTNSKYKPMLPPGIASWTDTSNNENWLAGILGYTRNQFSVYADSRTKKNPVHANTHVFSDCIGPATDNPLLLGQSQGFVVFKGAKNPALAKLLAQYLVSAPALLGVAKEAPGLVMPAWEKVWDADPFFTSGDAAFPMLRRITELKLPLNTKNGLAFPQKASAGQQAVGSAYVLTDMMQQVVQGTAPAQAVTAAHAKMVQIFNQQGLRQ, via the coding sequence ATGGAGGACAAGTCGGCGTGGTCACGGCGCGGCTTTCTGGGGATGGGGGTGGGGGTGCTCGGCGCGGCCGGTCTGGCCGCGTGTGGGGGCAGCTCCGAGTCACCCAGCAAGGTGCAGCCAGAGGTTCCGCAGGAGCTGATCGACGCCGCGGCGGCGATGAAGGGCTCCTCGATGGGCATGCTGTCGCAGAAGCTGTACTCGACGGCGGCGAACGAAGCCCTTGACAGCTCGATCAAGAAGTTCGCAGACACCACCGGAACGAAGATCGAGAACAGTCTGGTCCAGGCCGACGCCGGCGACGTGGTGGCCAAGATCGACGCCGAGGTCAAGGGTGGGGTGGCCCGTGACCTGGCGTTCATGACCGACTCGCGGTTCGTCGCGCAGTTCCAGTCGCTGGGCGACCTGGAGGACGTGACGGACGTCGTTCAGGCGCTCACCGCCAAGTACGGCGAACCCTGCGCCGAGGCCAAGAACTTCTGCGTCTTCGACGGCAAGTGGTTCGCGATCCCGTACCACTTCATCGGGATCGGGTCGTTCCTGCGCAAGGACTGGATGCAGGACAAGGGCATCTCCCCCAAGGACATCTACAGCTGGGAGGAGCTGCGGGACCTGTGCCTGGAGATCTCCGATCCGACCAAGCGCCGGTTCGGCTGGGGCATGACGGTGAACCGGTCCGGTGACGGCAACGGCATGATCGAGGCGCTGATCAACGCCTACGGCGGGTCGATCGCCTCCAACGACGGCCGGAAGGTCACCTTCAACTCCCCGGAGACGGTGCAGGCGGTGACCTTCCTCGGCGACATCTACACCAACTCCAAGTACAAGCCGATGTTGCCGCCGGGGATCGCGAGCTGGACCGACACCAGCAACAACGAGAACTGGCTCGCCGGGATCCTCGGCTACACCCGCAACCAGTTCAGCGTCTACGCGGACTCCCGGACCAAGAAGAACCCGGTGCACGCGAACACCCACGTGTTCTCCGACTGCATCGGGCCGGCGACCGACAATCCGCTGCTGCTCGGCCAGTCGCAGGGCTTCGTCGTCTTCAAGGGCGCCAAGAACCCGGCGCTCGCCAAGCTCCTGGCGCAGTACCTGGTCAGCGCGCCCGCGCTGCTCGGGGTGGCGAAGGAGGCACCCGGCCTGGTGATGCCCGCCTGGGAGAAGGTCTGGGACGCCGACCCGTTCTTCACCAGCGGCGACGCCGCGTTCCCCATGCTGCGCAGGATCACTGAACTGAAGCTGCCGCTGAACACGAAGAACGGGCTGGCCTTCCCGCAGAAGGCCAGCGCGGGCCAGCAGGCCGTGGGTTCGGCCTACGTCCTCACCGACATGATGCAGCAGGTAGTGCAGGGCACGGCGCCGGCGCAGGCCGTGACGGCCGCCCACGCGAAGATGGTGCAGATCTTCAACCAGCAGGGGCTGCGGCAGTGA
- a CDS encoding dihydrofolate reductase family protein: protein MRKLVYYIAATLDGFIAGPDGADPTGPGGFWPVPDDYLRHLVSEYPETLPGPARQAFGITGQGSRFDTVLEGRHSYEVGLKAGVTDAYPHLRHLVFSRTLGSSPDPAVEVIGQDPIATVRELKRHDGKDVWVIGGGALAGALYSEIDQLIIKLAPLTIGAGIPLFGRDAVFAPRTWRLTDHTVLDSGALFLTYTRTQTGNESA, encoded by the coding sequence GTGCGCAAGCTCGTGTATTACATCGCCGCCACCCTGGACGGCTTCATCGCCGGCCCCGACGGCGCCGACCCCACCGGCCCCGGCGGGTTCTGGCCCGTCCCGGATGACTATCTGCGCCACCTCGTCAGCGAATATCCGGAGACGCTCCCCGGTCCGGCCCGGCAGGCGTTCGGCATCACCGGCCAGGGCAGCCGGTTCGACACCGTGCTGGAAGGGCGCCACTCGTACGAGGTGGGCCTGAAGGCCGGCGTGACCGACGCGTACCCGCACCTGCGCCACCTGGTCTTTTCCCGCACGCTGGGCAGCAGCCCGGACCCGGCCGTCGAGGTCATCGGCCAAGACCCAATTGCCACGGTACGAGAGCTGAAGCGGCACGACGGCAAGGACGTCTGGGTGATCGGCGGCGGTGCGCTGGCCGGTGCCCTCTACTCCGAGATCGACCAGCTGATCATCAAGCTTGCCCCGTTGACCATTGGCGCCGGCATCCCGCTCTTCGGCCGCGACGCCGTCTTCGCACCACGCACCTGGCGCCTGACCGACCACACCGTTCTGGACAGTGGCGCTCTCTTCCTCACCTACACGCGCACACAGACCGGAAACGAGTCCGCATGA
- a CDS encoding DUF1963 domain-containing protein has product MDHQGQFHRAALALGIPDDEVSRFIQHLRLSIRLSGGSSGVPVGQFGGLPRLPVGVDWPSDGVSPLPFIFSVDCAVLPRVDGFGLPADGSLLFFLNHEQAAATGERRYGRVVYVPAGTDTEVAAGSTDDAFVGEQYDVGATLRAEFPDWFGADDEDEEDDDDLSPFQQQLARDLERDLPHLDEFCALANDLWPPDNGYASAYIGGYADEEVIKSFAEQTLAWREKTGEIVIPVAKWYSHVEKETHRLTSEWVSLARFPVDNELYYRSDGSFVIRHDDLAASRLDEALSVAESIP; this is encoded by the coding sequence GTGGATCATCAGGGGCAGTTTCATCGTGCAGCGCTCGCGTTGGGCATCCCGGACGACGAGGTCAGCCGGTTCATCCAGCACCTCCGTTTGTCGATCCGGTTGAGCGGAGGATCCAGCGGTGTTCCGGTGGGGCAGTTCGGTGGGTTGCCCCGGCTGCCGGTGGGCGTGGACTGGCCGTCCGACGGGGTCAGTCCGTTGCCGTTCATCTTCTCGGTCGACTGTGCGGTGCTGCCAAGAGTCGACGGCTTCGGTCTGCCGGCAGACGGCTCGCTGCTGTTCTTCCTGAATCACGAGCAGGCCGCTGCCACCGGGGAGCGAAGGTATGGGCGAGTCGTGTATGTGCCGGCCGGTACCGATACCGAGGTGGCGGCAGGATCCACCGACGACGCGTTCGTCGGCGAGCAGTACGACGTCGGTGCCACGCTGCGCGCGGAGTTCCCCGATTGGTTCGGGGCGGACGACGAGGACGAGGAGGACGACGACGACCTGTCGCCCTTCCAGCAACAGTTGGCCCGTGACCTCGAGCGTGACCTGCCGCACCTTGACGAATTCTGCGCTCTGGCCAACGATCTCTGGCCGCCTGACAACGGGTACGCCAGCGCCTATATCGGCGGGTATGCCGACGAGGAGGTAATCAAGAGTTTTGCGGAGCAGACCCTCGCGTGGCGCGAGAAGACCGGCGAGATCGTCATCCCGGTCGCGAAATGGTATTCCCATGTGGAGAAGGAAACGCACCGGCTGACGAGTGAGTGGGTGTCGCTCGCCCGCTTTCCCGTAGACAACGAGCTCTATTACCGGAGTGATGGGAGTTTCGTGATCCGTCACGACGACCTGGCTGCTAGTCGGCTGGACGAGGCACTTTCCGTGGCTGAGTCGATCCCATAG
- a CDS encoding NAD-dependent epimerase/dehydratase family protein, with product MRIVVVGASGNVGTALLRRLRRERGVELAGVVRRLPGPDAGEPYDQVEWHSCDIGAPGAAGQLAEVFAGADAVVHLAWQIQPSHDQRVLRRTNVEGSRAVINAVVQAGVPALVYASSVGTYAPGPKDHPISERWPATGVLGSSYSEHKAEVEALLNEVERDQPALRVVRMRPGLIFQRAAGAEITRYFLGPLAPVRLLRYGRIPLVPTNRRLRMQAVHADDVADAYARAVLGDARGAFNVAADPVLTPELVARHFHGWTVPVAAPVLRAAAALTWRARLQPVDAGWVELGLNAPLMSSERAETELGWHPKISALTALKELFAGMADGDHTASPPMSGARDLPGRPAALLHARPPGQGNPY from the coding sequence ATGCGGATCGTGGTGGTGGGGGCCAGCGGCAACGTCGGTACGGCGCTGCTGCGGCGGCTGCGCCGGGAGCGGGGCGTGGAGCTGGCCGGGGTCGTTCGACGGTTGCCCGGCCCGGATGCGGGCGAGCCGTACGACCAGGTGGAGTGGCACTCCTGCGACATCGGCGCGCCGGGCGCGGCCGGGCAGCTTGCCGAGGTGTTCGCGGGTGCGGACGCGGTGGTGCACCTGGCCTGGCAGATCCAGCCCAGCCACGACCAACGGGTGCTGCGCCGGACCAACGTCGAGGGCAGTCGGGCGGTGATCAACGCGGTGGTCCAGGCCGGGGTGCCAGCCCTGGTGTACGCCTCGTCGGTCGGCACCTACGCGCCCGGCCCGAAGGACCACCCGATCAGCGAGCGGTGGCCGGCCACCGGTGTGCTCGGGTCGTCGTACAGCGAGCACAAGGCGGAGGTGGAGGCGCTGCTTAACGAGGTCGAACGCGATCAACCGGCGCTGCGGGTGGTGCGGATGCGACCCGGGTTGATCTTCCAGCGGGCCGCCGGTGCGGAGATCACGCGGTACTTCCTCGGCCCGCTGGCGCCGGTGCGGCTGCTGCGCTACGGGCGGATCCCGCTGGTGCCGACGAACCGCCGGTTGCGGATGCAGGCGGTGCACGCCGATGACGTGGCCGACGCGTACGCCAGGGCGGTGTTGGGTGATGCGCGCGGTGCCTTCAATGTCGCCGCGGACCCGGTACTCACTCCGGAGCTGGTGGCCCGGCACTTCCATGGTTGGACGGTGCCGGTCGCCGCGCCGGTGCTGCGGGCGGCGGCGGCGCTGACCTGGCGGGCGCGGCTGCAACCGGTCGACGCGGGCTGGGTGGAGCTGGGTCTGAACGCCCCGCTGATGTCCAGCGAGCGCGCGGAGACCGAGCTGGGTTGGCACCCCAAGATCAGTGCGTTGACGGCGCTCAAGGAACTCTTCGCCGGAATGGCCGACGGCGACCACACGGCTAGCCCACCGATGTCCGGCGCACGGGACCTACCCGGCCGCCCTGCCGCTCTCCTCCACGCCCGCCCACCCGGCCAGGGAAACCCCTACTGA
- a CDS encoding IclR family transcriptional regulator, with product MPRVVPAVIRALDVLELFLDCPQLSARQVMERLDLPRTTVHELLVTLEARAYLISVPGQPVQYRLGMPLFQLGAAFAGRLDLVREAQGVARDVAAACDEAVHVAVLDGADVIYLVKFDSTHPVRMVSGVGLRLPAHCTAVGKVLLSALDQADLDAVLLKDPLPGMTPDSITDPDLLREHLNRVRAEGVAVDIGESDTAMRCVAAGIRDHTGAIIAGMSLSAPIIRWTPQVQVEWTGLVRDGAAVLSARMGYRAQPR from the coding sequence ATGCCCCGTGTGGTACCGGCGGTCATCCGCGCACTCGACGTCCTCGAACTGTTCCTGGACTGCCCCCAACTGTCGGCCCGCCAGGTGATGGAGCGACTCGACCTGCCCCGCACGACTGTCCACGAGTTGCTCGTGACGCTTGAGGCTCGCGCGTACCTGATCTCCGTACCGGGTCAGCCTGTGCAGTATCGGCTCGGCATGCCGCTGTTCCAGCTGGGCGCGGCGTTCGCGGGCCGGCTTGATCTGGTACGCGAGGCGCAGGGCGTGGCGCGGGACGTGGCCGCCGCGTGCGACGAGGCGGTTCATGTGGCGGTGCTCGACGGCGCCGATGTCATCTATCTCGTCAAGTTCGACAGCACTCACCCCGTTCGGATGGTTTCCGGGGTCGGGCTGCGGCTGCCCGCGCACTGCACGGCCGTCGGCAAGGTACTGCTGTCGGCCCTCGATCAGGCGGACCTGGACGCCGTCCTGCTGAAGGACCCCCTGCCGGGCATGACGCCGGACAGCATCACCGACCCGGATCTTCTTCGTGAGCATCTGAACCGTGTCCGGGCGGAGGGTGTCGCGGTCGACATCGGCGAGTCGGACACCGCGATGCGCTGTGTCGCTGCGGGGATCCGGGACCATACTGGCGCCATCATCGCTGGGATGAGTCTGTCCGCGCCGATCATTCGTTGGACGCCTCAGGTGCAGGTGGAGTGGACCGGGCTGGTTCGCGACGGCGCGGCCGTGTTGTCGGCTCGCATGGGCTACCGGGCGCAACCTCGGTAG